Proteins co-encoded in one Prunus persica cultivar Lovell chromosome G6, Prunus_persica_NCBIv2, whole genome shotgun sequence genomic window:
- the LOC18775354 gene encoding apoptotic chromatin condensation inducer in the nucleus — translation MSSPYPILDNRPIDQWKVTELKEELKKRKLTTKGLKDDLIKRLDEAIRIERANNGLNGDPQPVVGVKVVEPRSGSRTPKSIGSGGRKRTEKVDVPVQIDNRAATLDQGNIQEGYILVDKDACAIVEEELGQSTTVESTVETSVTVTESVVTEEVVVVQDSQNTEANKGNGNSKPLLENEDPKPQLENEDPKPQLENEKPEPQLEDPKPQLENVDLKPQLENEALKPQLEIEDLKPQLENEGLEPTAKDDMLGSSAPNYQVSEVSILGSEVKYDSISTDSVSINETIELKDNIIADHVKLELDIVKPEMVDPSSSTVVPVSGDSHPMDVDEPLEDKASLGEKDDNITNADISKKNDNADLGYSEILNLERSSGDDSMEEDVLDSKQIDSKYSSDDVGDIGEKNEVPIVNEESCAGIVGDDIATDKNDVSVENKNHPALPAEKRKLNDQAAVGSNEPVKRRRWNSENLKVPELQSPLQTPSVTPKDTFQTPGLKRSFSRSNSTMSEDAPKERVVPPSQKPPTNSLRIDRFLRPFTLKAVQELLGKTGKVTDFWMDHIKTHCYVTYSSAEEALETRNAVYNLQWPPNGGRLLVAEFVDPQEVQTRVQIPQTPATPISSGPAVPVAPSTSQPQPSPRQPRQQQQQLPPPPSLPPPPPLTAPSSARERLPLPPPPPLPEKLDTPIVTLDDLFRKTKSTPRIYYLPLSEEQVAEKLAAQGKNAKQ, via the exons ATGTCATCACCATATCCAATTCTCGATAATCGACCAATTGATCAATGGAAGGTTACAGAGTTAAAAGAGGAGCTCAAGAAGCGGAAATTGACAACCAAGGGTCTGAAGGATGATTTGATAAAGCGTTTGGATGAAGCAATACGAATTGAAAGGGCAAATAATGGTCTTAATGGTGATCCCCAACCTGTTGTTGGGGTGAAAGTTGTAGAGCCACGTTCAGGTTCTAGAACGCCTAAAAGTATCGGTTCTGGTGGACGTAAAAGGACTGAAAAAGTTGATGTTCCAGTTCAGATTGACAACCGCGCAGCAACCTTGGATCAAGGGAATATTCAAGAAGGTTATATTTTGGTGGATAAAGATGCATGTGCTATTGTTGAAGAGGAGCTGGGTCAATCAACTACTGTGGAATCCACTGTGGAAACCAGTGTTACGGTCACCGAGAGTGTGGTAACTGAGGAAGTAGTAGTTGTGCAAGATTCACAGAACACTGAAGCCAATAAGGGGAATGGGAATTCAAAGCCCCTACTGGAGAATGAGGACCCAAAGCCCCAGCTTGAGAATGAGGATCCAAAGCCCCAGCTGGAGAATGAGAAACCAGAGCCCCAGCTGGAGGATCCAAAGCCCCAGCTGGAGAATGTTGATCTAAAGCCCCAGCTGGAGAATGAGGCTCTAAAGCCCCAGTTGGAGATTGAGGATCTAAAGCCCCAGCTGGAAAATGAGGGTTTAGAGCCTACAGCCAAGGATGACATGCTCGGCTCTTCTGCTCCGAACTACCAGGTATCTGAGGTCAGCATTTTAGGGTCTGAAGTAAAATATGATTCTATTTCTACTGATTCTGTCTCAATTAATGAAACGATTGAACTAAAGGATAATATAATTGCTGATCATGTCAAATTAGAATTAGATATTGTTAAGCCGGAGATGGTGGACCCATCATCCAGCACTGTTGTTCCAGTCAGTGGTGATTCACATCCAATGGATGTTGACGAGCCACTTGAGGACAAGGCATCTCTTGGAGAGAAAGATGACAACATTACAAATGCAGACATTAGCAAGAAAAATGATAATGCGGATTTGGGGTACTcagaaatattaaatttagagAGAAGTTCTGGAGATGATTCTATGGAAGAAGATGTGTTGGACAGTAAACAAATTGATTCAAAATATAGTTCTGACGATGTGGGAGATATTGGTGAGAAAAATGAAGTTCCTATTGTGAATGAGGAAAGTTGTGCTGGTATTGTGGGAGATGATATTGCCACAGACAAAAATGATGTAAGTGTTGAGAACAAGAATCATCCAGCTCTTCCTGCTGAGAAAAGAAAGCTTAATG ATCAAGCAGCAGTTGGAAGCAATGAGCCTGTAAAGAGGCGCAGGTGGAACTCTGAAAACCTTAAAGTTCCAGAGCTGCAAAGCCCTCTTCAAACACCTTCAGTCACACCCAAGGATACTTTCCAGACCCCCGGTTTGAAGCGTAGCTTTTCAAGATCGAACTCTACAATGAGTGAGGATGCCCCCAAGGAACGTGTTG TTCCACCATCGCAGAAGCCTCCAACTAATTCCCTTAGAATTGATCGTTTTCTGCGACCTTTCACCTTGAAAGCTGTGCAAGAACTTTTAGGCAAAACTGGGAAGGTTACTGATTTCTGGATGGACCACATCAAGACTCATTGCTATGTTACT TATTCATCAGCGGAAGAAGCCTTGGAGACACGGAATGCTGTGTATAACCTACAGTGGCCTCCCAACGGTGGGCGCCTTTTAGTGGCCGAGTTTGTTGATCCCCAGGAAGTGCAAACACGGGTTCAGATTCCTCAGACTCCTGCTACACCCATCAGTAGCGGTCCCGCTGTTCCTGTTGCCCCATCCACCTCACAGCCGCAGCCTTCACCCCGTCAACCtaggcagcagcagcagcagcttccGCCACCTCCTTCTcttccacctccaccacctttGACTGCCCCTTCCTCAGCAAGAGAACGGCTTCCTTTGCCTCCCCCACCTCCTCTACCAGAGAAACTTGATACACCGATTGTCACTTTGGACGATCTCTTTCGAAAAACCAAGTCAACTCCTCGAATCTATTACTTACCTTTGTCGGAAGAACAAGTGGCTGAAAAACTTGCAGCACAGGGCAAAAATGCCAAGCAGTAG
- the LOC18775210 gene encoding nuclear speckle splicing regulatory protein 1, with product MSRYGLNLRPQQKKQPTRPPLPKPLGFGDDDDNDVEKEISRHASKNKSLKDIEEQQRKALEQDPSVFDYDGVYDEMKQKAIQPRAQDREERKPRYIQYLMKKAEERNREHEIVYERKLAKERTQEDHLYADKDKFVTSAYKRKLAEQAKWMEEERLRQLREEKDDVTKKKDLTDFYFNLGKNVAFGAEDAKSRKLAKQAELSKLEKHEDRPIAIASEPLESDGLKEGQLEKQVKMDKPEKHEDRAIASASELLDSPEVIEGHQEETLTISKSSVEPSDEKQASNTLAQDHSSVEQPPENQPKSNHHKRSEDALTAAKERYLARKRAKEQ from the coding sequence atgagTAGGTATGGGTTGAACCTTAGGCCGCAGCAGAAGAAGCAGCCAACAAGGCCTCCTCTCCCTAAACCTCTCGGTTTTGGCGATGATGATGACAATGACGTTGAGAAAGAAATTTCTCGCCATGCTTCCAAGAACAAGTCTCTCAAGGATATTGAGGAGCAGCAGAGGAAGGCGCTGGAGCAGGACCCATCGGTGTTCGACTACGATGGAGTTTATGACGAGATGAAACAGAAAGCTATCCAACCTCGTGCTCAAGATCGTGAAGAGAGAAAGCCAAGATATATTCAgtatttaatgaaaaaagcAGAAGAACGAAACCGAGAGCATGAAATAGTATATGAGAGAAAACTTGCTAAAGAGAGAACCCAAGAGGATCACCTCTATGCAGACAAGGACAAATTTGTTACAAGTGCTTACAAAAGGAAACTTGCAGAGCAGGCAAAATGGATGGAGGAAGAACGACTGCGTCAACTTCGTGAGGAGAAAGATGATGTTACCAAGAAGAAAGACTTGACTGATTTTTACTTCAACCTTGGAAAAAATGTTGCTTTTGGGGCAGAAGATGCCAAGTCAAGGAAGCTAGCGAAGCAGGCTGAATTAAGCAAGCTAGAGAAACATGAAGACAGACCAATTGCTATAGCATCGGAGCCATTGGAGTCTGACGGTTTGAAAGAGGGGCAGCTAGAGAAGCAGGTCAAAATGGACAAGCCAGAGAAACATGAAGACAGAGCAATTGCTTCAGCATCGGAGCTACTAGATTCTCCAGAGGTGATAGAGGGGCATCAAGAGGAAACTTTAACTATTTCTAAAAGTAGTGTTGAGCCCTCTGATGAAAAGCAAGCTTCAAACACGTTGGCACAGGACCACTCGTCAGTTGAACAGCCACCagaaaaccaaccaaagaGTAACCATCATAAAAGAAGTGAAGATGCCCTAACTGCAGCGAAAGAACGCTATCTGGCAAGGAAAAGAGCTAAAGAACAGTGA